One Coriobacteriia bacterium DNA window includes the following coding sequences:
- a CDS encoding peptidylprolyl isomerase (rotamase C; accelerates isomerization of the peptidyl prolyl bond), which translates to MATACARHILVATEEQALDLKRQIEEGADFAELARQFSSCPSGRKGGDLGTFRPGQMVSEFDQVCFNDEVGVVHGPVKTQFGYHLIEVTDRS; encoded by the coding sequence ATGGCTACTGCGTGCGCCCGCCACATCCTTGTGGCAACCGAGGAACAAGCACTCGATCTCAAGCGCCAGATCGAAGAAGGCGCGGATTTCGCCGAGCTGGCCCGCCAATTCTCAAGCTGTCCGTCAGGCAGGAAAGGCGGCGATCTTGGCACATTTCGTCCGGGTCAGATGGTGAGCGAGTTTGATCAGGTCTGTTTCAACGATGAAGTCGGCGTTGTTCACGGTCCGGTCAAGACGCAGTTCGGTTACCACCTGATCGAGGTTACCGACCGCAGCTAG
- a CDS encoding DegV family protein — translation MSVRIITDSACDLPLALAEKNDIDVLSMPFVLKGEEHLDDLGKTTDIDEFYDTLRAGENATTSQVPFGSSYEAFERAYAAGSAAVFISLSAELSGTYQTAVLARDQFLEAHPDASIYVVDSKCASTGEGLLVLAAAERAAEGMRADEIAQWVEDNRGRVNHLFTIDSFEHLVRGGRVSAAMGAAGTILNIKPVMRVDDRGRLVPLKKPRGRHKALEAIADLTAERIEDPASQTIVIAHGQWPEYAEELKRMILERITVGGVIDARIGCVIGAHTGPGVLSVYFWGVRREPYND, via the coding sequence ATGAGCGTCCGCATAATCACCGATTCGGCCTGCGATCTGCCTCTTGCCCTCGCCGAGAAGAACGATATCGATGTTCTGTCCATGCCGTTTGTGCTCAAGGGCGAAGAACATCTCGATGATCTGGGCAAGACGACCGATATCGACGAGTTCTACGACACGCTACGCGCCGGAGAAAACGCGACCACGTCCCAGGTTCCGTTCGGCAGCTCATATGAGGCCTTCGAGCGCGCCTACGCGGCCGGTTCGGCAGCGGTGTTCATCAGCCTGTCCGCCGAGCTTTCCGGCACCTACCAAACGGCGGTGCTCGCGCGTGACCAGTTCCTCGAAGCGCATCCAGACGCCTCGATCTATGTCGTCGATTCTAAGTGCGCCTCGACCGGCGAGGGACTGCTCGTCTTGGCTGCGGCCGAGCGGGCTGCCGAGGGAATGCGCGCCGATGAAATCGCGCAATGGGTCGAGGACAACCGCGGCCGGGTGAATCACCTGTTCACGATCGACTCCTTCGAGCACCTCGTCCGCGGTGGGCGCGTTTCCGCCGCCATGGGGGCGGCCGGAACGATCCTCAACATCAAGCCTGTCATGCGCGTCGACGATCGCGGGCGCCTGGTTCCGCTCAAGAAGCCGCGCGGACGCCACAAGGCCCTCGAGGCAATCGCAGATCTGACCGCCGAGCGAATCGAAGATCCTGCATCGCAAACCATCGTGATCGCGCACGGTCAATGGCCCGAATACGCCGAGGAACTCAAGCGCATGATCCTTGAGCGAATCACCGTCGGCGGCGTCATCGACGCGCGCATCGGCTGTGTCATAGGCGCACACACGGGACCCGGAGTGCTCTCTGTCTACTTCTGGGGCGTGAGACGCGAACCGTACAACGACTAG
- a CDS encoding phage holin family protein — protein MLGRVIIRWVITSIAVAVAVLLVPGIAVGSNAAFAVIAMAAILGLVNAFLRPILSLLSCGLIVATLGLFTLVINAGTLLLSSWIAQNWLFVDFSVNGFWPAFWGAIIISVVSFLLSIFVKDSDD, from the coding sequence ATGCTCGGAAGAGTCATCATCCGTTGGGTCATCACCTCGATCGCCGTCGCGGTGGCCGTGCTGCTGGTGCCTGGTATTGCCGTCGGCTCGAACGCAGCTTTCGCTGTAATCGCAATGGCTGCGATCCTAGGGTTGGTGAACGCGTTCCTCCGGCCGATCCTGAGCCTCTTGTCGTGCGGACTGATCGTGGCGACATTGGGACTCTTCACGCTGGTAATCAACGCCGGCACGCTTCTGCTCTCCTCGTGGATTGCGCAGAACTGGCTGTTCGTGGACTTCTCGGTGAACGGATTCTGGCCGGCGTTCTGGGGCGCGATCATCATCAGCGTGGTCAGCTTCCTGCTCTCCATATTCGTTAAAGACTCCGACGACTAA
- a CDS encoding nucleoside deaminase, with protein sequence MHDDEMFMAMALDQARQAAQFGEVPIGAVVVCDGAVVSSASNRRELDFDPTAHAELIAIREAARSLQRWRLSDCTVYVTLEPCPMCAGAMHQARIARCVYGATDPKAGALGTLYDLSDDERLNHRFDVTSGILAKESAALLRDFFRRLRKDAP encoded by the coding sequence ATGCACGACGATGAGATGTTCATGGCGATGGCGCTCGATCAGGCGCGTCAGGCGGCGCAGTTCGGCGAAGTGCCGATTGGCGCGGTCGTCGTATGCGACGGCGCTGTGGTCTCGAGCGCCTCGAACCGCCGCGAACTCGACTTCGACCCGACCGCGCACGCCGAGCTCATTGCGATCCGCGAGGCCGCGCGAAGCCTGCAGCGCTGGCGGCTCTCGGACTGCACGGTCTACGTGACGCTCGAGCCCTGCCCGATGTGCGCGGGGGCTATGCACCAGGCGCGCATTGCCCGCTGCGTGTACGGTGCAACCGATCCCAAAGCCGGAGCGCTCGGCACGCTGTACGATCTCTCAGACGACGAGCGGCTCAACCACCGGTTCGACGTGACTTCGGGAATACTAGCCAAGGAGTCCGCTGCGTTGCTGCGCGACTTTTTCCGCCGACTCAGGAAGGACGCACCGTGA
- a CDS encoding HD domain-containing protein — translation MILASLIENTGLIVLLVVAEQWIMRSWPDRGVLRNALCGVVYGSIGMVAMSDPLVLAPGFIFDGRSVILAAAGMFGGPWVALIAVIMCGAFRIWLGGVGVAVGIFVIVESAALGTLFYFLRRRGHDVMRPAHILVLGLTVHVIMLGALAVGLGEAGIEAVARLWLPLITLFPLALLLIARLVLDQEDRDRMQESLRKRAQELARSSEALMTVVDGMVEIRDPYTAGHQRNVAHLAEAIAQELGLPAEEVREIRTAALLHDIGKIAVPAELLSRPRNLIAVERKMIEEHSEIGYRLVTSAGMGESIAQMVYQHQERCNGSGYPRGLTSDEILLGAKVLMVADVVEAMSSHRPYRAALGVDAALQEISEGAGVLYDQAVCDACLKVFLASGSLFE, via the coding sequence ATGATTCTTGCCAGCCTAATCGAGAACACCGGCCTGATCGTGCTGCTCGTCGTAGCCGAGCAGTGGATCATGAGGTCTTGGCCCGACAGGGGCGTACTCAGAAACGCACTCTGTGGCGTGGTCTACGGCAGCATCGGGATGGTTGCCATGTCGGATCCGTTGGTGCTTGCACCCGGCTTCATCTTCGACGGCCGATCGGTGATCCTTGCGGCAGCCGGCATGTTCGGGGGACCCTGGGTCGCACTGATCGCGGTCATCATGTGCGGTGCGTTTCGAATTTGGCTTGGCGGCGTCGGCGTGGCGGTAGGAATCTTCGTCATTGTTGAGTCGGCCGCTCTCGGTACGCTCTTCTACTTCCTGCGCCGCCGAGGCCACGACGTAATGCGGCCTGCTCACATCCTTGTCTTGGGTCTCACAGTGCATGTGATCATGCTTGGCGCACTGGCGGTGGGACTAGGAGAGGCTGGAATCGAAGCGGTCGCCCGCCTCTGGTTGCCCCTGATCACCCTGTTCCCTCTCGCACTGCTGTTGATCGCACGACTGGTGCTCGACCAGGAAGATCGCGATCGGATGCAAGAGTCGCTCAGGAAGCGTGCGCAGGAACTCGCTAGGTCGTCCGAAGCGCTCATGACCGTCGTAGACGGCATGGTCGAGATCCGCGATCCCTACACTGCGGGGCACCAGCGCAACGTCGCGCACCTGGCCGAGGCGATCGCCCAAGAGCTGGGTTTGCCTGCCGAAGAGGTGCGCGAGATCAGAACCGCCGCCCTTCTTCACGACATCGGGAAGATCGCCGTTCCGGCGGAACTGCTGTCGCGGCCGCGTAACCTGATTGCTGTCGAACGCAAGATGATCGAGGAGCACTCGGAGATAGGATACCGCCTCGTTACGTCGGCCGGAATGGGCGAAAGTATCGCGCAGATGGTGTATCAACACCAGGAGCGCTGCAATGGTTCCGGCTACCCGCGGGGTCTCACCAGCGACGAGATCCTCCTCGGCGCGAAAGTGCTCATGGTCGCCGACGTTGTTGAGGCGATGTCGTCCCACCGCCCGTACCGTGCGGCGCTCGGGGTCGATGCCGCGCTACAGGAGATTTCTGAGGGTGCCGGGGTACTCTACGACCAAGCGGTATGCGATGCATGCTTGAAGGTGTTCCTTGCAAGCGGTAGTTTGTTTGAGTAG
- a CDS encoding Ku protein: MAHAIWKGAISFGLVTIPVELFSAVTKNEIAFHLLDSRDMAPVRNERVNATTGEEVAWDSIAKGYQLPDGRWITMTDEDFSAANVKATRTIDVLSAVCEDDVPDEYFETPYFLAPEQQGRKAYALLREALRTAGRIAIGQIVIRSRQRLCALIPHGDVLMLVVMRYAYELRSADDLDLPSGDLAAVGVTDAETMLAAQLVATIKGDWDPSRYRDSYHDDLLALIARKAEGETIEIAEPAPVKTAEVIDIMDLLKRSIEDARASTGA, translated from the coding sequence ATGGCGCACGCGATCTGGAAAGGCGCCATCTCTTTCGGTCTGGTGACGATCCCCGTCGAGTTGTTCTCGGCGGTGACCAAGAACGAGATCGCGTTCCATCTACTCGACAGCCGAGACATGGCGCCGGTACGCAACGAGCGGGTAAACGCCACCACAGGTGAAGAAGTGGCGTGGGATTCGATCGCCAAGGGGTACCAGTTGCCTGACGGACGCTGGATCACGATGACCGACGAGGACTTCTCGGCGGCGAACGTGAAGGCAACCCGGACGATCGACGTTCTGAGCGCGGTGTGCGAAGACGACGTGCCGGACGAGTACTTCGAAACGCCGTACTTCCTCGCCCCGGAACAGCAGGGGCGCAAAGCCTACGCACTCTTGCGCGAAGCGCTGCGGACGGCGGGCCGGATCGCGATCGGCCAGATCGTCATCCGATCGCGGCAACGCCTGTGTGCGCTCATCCCGCACGGGGATGTGCTCATGCTCGTCGTGATGCGCTACGCCTACGAGTTGCGCTCGGCAGACGACCTCGACCTGCCCTCCGGCGATCTGGCGGCCGTGGGCGTCACCGACGCCGAAACCATGCTTGCCGCTCAACTTGTCGCCACTATCAAGGGCGATTGGGATCCCTCGCGTTACCGCGACTCATATCATGACGACCTCCTCGCGCTCATCGCACGCAAGGCCGAGGGCGAGACGATCGAAATCGCCGAGCCGGCACCCGTCAAGACCGCCGAGGTCATCGACATCATGGATCTCCTCAAGCGCAGCATCGAGGACGCACGAGCAAGCACCGGGGCTTAG
- a CDS encoding polysaccharide deacetylase family protein, translated as MLIRPIAILTVAACLVATVTLGCARSQPTAQKQPLPSTSVEPTVSPIPEPTKTPEPAPEPAPQPAPVPAPVPTPPVTPAPTDNKTRAWYFMPVTTHKVPAVASEAATLLPAYGGIYVGPNAQSVYLTFDEGYENGLTPKILDALARNNVKATFFVTESFIRANPDLVRRMVAEGHVVGNHSSTHPSMPTLAGDTAAFKAQFTKTEAAFTEVTGGQMANVFRPPMGEYSPLSLWITQSLGYETVFWSFAHRDWVVDDQPSVDVTVDRILTGSHPGAIYLLHGVSSSDTAALDRAIAGLRTQGYGFGVLGE; from the coding sequence GTGCTCATCCGCCCCATCGCGATTCTAACAGTGGCAGCTTGCCTGGTCGCGACAGTGACACTCGGCTGTGCGCGGTCGCAGCCAACCGCACAGAAGCAGCCTCTCCCCTCCACCTCGGTCGAGCCCACTGTCTCCCCCATCCCCGAACCGACCAAGACCCCTGAGCCCGCTCCGGAGCCCGCACCACAGCCTGCACCAGTTCCGGCGCCCGTCCCCACTCCACCCGTCACCCCCGCTCCCACCGACAACAAGACGCGCGCGTGGTACTTCATGCCGGTCACCACACACAAGGTGCCCGCAGTCGCTTCGGAAGCCGCTACCCTGCTCCCGGCGTACGGGGGCATCTACGTTGGCCCCAACGCGCAATCGGTCTACCTGACGTTTGACGAGGGATATGAAAACGGGCTCACGCCCAAGATCCTCGACGCGCTAGCACGCAACAATGTGAAGGCCACCTTCTTCGTCACCGAATCCTTCATTCGCGCGAACCCCGATCTGGTGCGACGAATGGTTGCCGAGGGCCACGTGGTAGGGAATCACAGTTCAACCCACCCCTCGATGCCGACACTTGCAGGCGACACGGCGGCGTTCAAGGCGCAGTTCACCAAGACTGAGGCGGCATTCACCGAGGTCACGGGTGGGCAGATGGCAAATGTCTTCAGGCCGCCGATGGGCGAGTACAGCCCGCTGTCACTCTGGATCACTCAGTCTCTCGGCTACGAGACGGTGTTCTGGAGTTTCGCGCACCGCGACTGGGTCGTGGATGACCAGCCCTCGGTTGACGTCACAGTCGACCGCATCCTGACCGGCAGCCACCCCGGCGCAATTTATCTACTCCACGGCGTCTCATCAAGCGACACGGCGGCGCTTGACCGAGCGATCGCGGGACTGCGCACACAGGGTTACGGCTTCGGGGTTCTCGGCGAGTAG
- a CDS encoding aminoacetone oxidase family FAD-binding enzyme → MREPRVVIVGGGAAGLAAALAAARAGVAVTLLEGGARVGRKILASGNGRCNLTNVSAAPVAYNHPDFVGPILAMLPCEGVRSFFGGMGLLTYADEEGRVYPTTNSANSVLDVMRLECARLGVEERCGFEVASVSATDDPAGFEVSGRDGETVHADAVVVATGGGCDSLLAGVGHELVTCAPVLGPIKTDAEPIRGLSGIRVRCAASLLSGAGEPLAAERGELLFREYGVSGIMIFDLSRYLEKGCVLSIDLFPDVASDEFQTLIAERCCVLPWRTAETFFDGMLHSPVARAVLRAARIDPRIPVVELPQARLAELLKDFRLAVIGTGDAKQAQVTRGGASVAQFDPATMESRLVSGLFAAGEVLDIDGSCGGFNLHWAWASGIAAGEGAARFATGGSA, encoded by the coding sequence ATGCGCGAGCCGAGGGTCGTCATCGTCGGTGGCGGAGCAGCCGGGCTGGCAGCCGCTCTAGCTGCGGCGCGCGCAGGCGTTGCCGTCACGCTTCTTGAGGGAGGCGCCCGTGTCGGGAGGAAGATCCTCGCCAGCGGCAATGGGCGCTGCAACCTCACGAACGTCTCGGCGGCGCCTGTGGCGTACAACCATCCCGATTTCGTCGGGCCGATTCTCGCCATGCTTCCCTGCGAGGGCGTGCGCTCCTTCTTCGGCGGCATGGGCCTTCTCACCTACGCCGACGAGGAAGGGCGCGTCTACCCCACGACAAACAGCGCCAACTCCGTCCTTGACGTGATGCGGCTCGAATGCGCGCGTCTCGGCGTGGAGGAGCGCTGCGGCTTCGAGGTTGCGTCCGTCTCGGCGACGGATGATCCGGCGGGCTTCGAGGTGTCCGGCCGAGACGGCGAGACGGTTCACGCAGACGCGGTGGTTGTCGCCACCGGCGGCGGCTGTGACTCGCTTCTTGCCGGTGTGGGCCACGAGCTCGTGACATGCGCACCGGTTCTCGGGCCGATCAAAACGGACGCGGAGCCCATCCGCGGACTCTCCGGCATTCGCGTGAGGTGTGCGGCGAGCCTCCTCTCGGGCGCCGGCGAGCCCCTCGCGGCCGAGCGAGGTGAGCTACTGTTCCGCGAGTACGGCGTGAGCGGCATCATGATCTTCGACCTCTCCCGCTATCTGGAGAAGGGATGCGTTCTCTCGATCGACTTGTTCCCGGACGTCGCATCCGATGAGTTTCAGACACTGATCGCCGAGCGGTGTTGCGTCCTTCCGTGGCGGACCGCCGAGACATTCTTCGACGGCATGCTTCACAGCCCAGTGGCGCGCGCCGTCTTGCGTGCTGCGCGAATCGACCCGAGGATACCGGTCGTGGAGTTACCTCAGGCGCGACTTGCCGAGCTGCTCAAAGACTTCCGTCTTGCGGTCATCGGCACGGGAGATGCCAAGCAGGCGCAAGTCACCCGAGGAGGCGCGTCGGTCGCGCAGTTCGATCCGGCCACGATGGAATCGCGCCTCGTGAGCGGACTCTTCGCCGCAGGCGAGGTGCTCGACATCGACGGCAGTTGTGGCGGCTTCAACCTGCACTGGGCCTGGGCGTCCGGCATCGCCGCAGGGGAGGGCGCCGCGCGCTTCGCTACGGGAGGCTCGGCGTGA
- the ligD gene encoding DNA ligase D, whose protein sequence is MPLEEYNAKRDFTHTPEPAGGGANESGGAKLSFVVQKHHASSLHYDFRLELDGVLLSWAVPKGPSLDTRDKRLAIRVEDHPLSYGSFEGTIPEGEYGGGSVIVWDRGTWEPLGDPHAGLAKGDFKFTLSGEKLRGVWVLVRLKPRPNERQESWLLIKERDDFARPRETGDILAERPESVVSGLGVDEVGRRDPPATATVGREAATPPPAVVDLELATLVERPPEGNEWLAEVKYDGYRVAIVLDGGRARVFTRSHADWTDRFAPLALAVEGLPATSAVIDGEAVVFDERGISRFDLLQHALGEHPEKIGFAAFDLLHLNGHDLRNLPLIDRKELLCALLCDRPAGSPLRYADHVIGGAPEFFREACRADLEGTVCKRAASRYVPGRGRDWLKVKCRQVQEFVVGGFTEGAGSRVGLGSLLLGVYDGARFAYAGRVGTGFDDATLAALRDRLDALETPAPPFEPPPHITGHTLHWVRPTLVVQVAFREWTADNVLRQPVYLGLREDKAASEVAREASSTEAPPKASAAEGGPAAESGQVEGSAKGFADSDAMDGRDPLGREPSPLPSPPPDRGRRAVLGVPISNPDKLLFPASDFPKFALAEYYAAVAPLMLPLVANRPLTLVRCPHGGGAGCFYQRHPDAGLPHAIHVLPHALGSTREMLEWLTVDTAEGLIALAQMGAVEVHAWLSRADAPARPDLLVFDLDPGPDLTRPQIRAVALLVRDECASLGFTPYLKSTGGKGLHVVMPIEPVWDFTRVRVLTKALAERLAALHPNTITSRMAKDLRGGRVFLDYLRNAEGASAVAPYSTRNRPGPTCSVPLAWDELTDELDTGLFTPARVLARVAAGTDPWRTIAENPASERVLRAAEKALGLG, encoded by the coding sequence ATGCCGCTTGAGGAGTACAACGCGAAGCGCGACTTCACGCACACGCCGGAGCCGGCAGGCGGGGGTGCGAACGAAAGCGGCGGGGCGAAACTCAGCTTTGTGGTGCAGAAACATCACGCGTCCTCGCTCCATTACGACTTCCGTCTCGAACTCGACGGCGTGCTGCTCTCCTGGGCGGTGCCCAAGGGGCCATCGCTCGACACACGCGACAAGCGGCTCGCCATCCGCGTGGAGGACCATCCCCTAAGCTATGGCAGCTTCGAAGGCACGATCCCCGAGGGCGAGTACGGCGGGGGCAGCGTGATCGTGTGGGACCGCGGGACGTGGGAACCTCTCGGCGATCCGCACGCGGGGCTTGCGAAGGGCGACTTCAAGTTCACACTCTCGGGCGAAAAGCTGCGGGGCGTGTGGGTGCTCGTGCGGCTCAAGCCCCGGCCCAACGAACGGCAGGAAAGCTGGCTGCTCATCAAAGAGCGCGACGATTTCGCGCGCCCCCGCGAGACCGGTGACATTCTCGCCGAGCGCCCCGAGAGCGTGGTGAGCGGTCTGGGAGTGGACGAGGTGGGCCGCCGAGACCCCCCGGCGACGGCCACCGTAGGGCGGGAGGCGGCGACCCCGCCTCCCGCAGTGGTCGACCTCGAGCTCGCCACGCTCGTCGAGCGCCCTCCCGAAGGCAACGAGTGGCTGGCCGAGGTCAAGTACGACGGCTACCGGGTCGCTATTGTGCTCGACGGAGGACGCGCCCGGGTCTTCACCCGCAGCCATGCCGACTGGACCGACCGCTTCGCCCCACTCGCGCTCGCCGTCGAGGGGCTGCCTGCGACCTCGGCGGTCATCGACGGCGAGGCCGTCGTCTTCGACGAGCGCGGGATCTCGCGTTTCGACCTCCTCCAGCACGCCCTCGGCGAGCACCCCGAGAAGATCGGCTTCGCCGCCTTCGACCTGCTGCACCTGAACGGCCACGACCTGCGCAACCTGCCGCTGATCGATCGCAAGGAGCTGCTCTGCGCGCTGCTGTGCGACCGGCCTGCCGGCTCCCCGCTCCGTTACGCCGACCACGTGATCGGTGGCGCGCCCGAGTTCTTCCGCGAAGCCTGCCGAGCAGACCTTGAGGGTACCGTCTGCAAGCGCGCAGCCAGCCGATACGTCCCCGGCCGAGGCCGCGACTGGCTCAAGGTGAAGTGCCGTCAGGTGCAGGAGTTCGTCGTCGGCGGGTTCACGGAAGGCGCCGGCTCGCGCGTCGGGCTGGGATCGCTCCTGCTCGGCGTCTATGATGGCGCCCGCTTTGCGTACGCTGGCCGCGTCGGCACCGGCTTCGACGACGCCACCCTCGCAGCGCTGCGCGACCGGCTCGACGCCCTCGAGACTCCCGCACCGCCGTTTGAGCCGCCGCCCCACATCACCGGCCACACCCTCCACTGGGTCCGTCCCACCCTTGTCGTCCAAGTTGCCTTCCGCGAGTGGACCGCCGACAACGTCCTACGCCAACCCGTCTACCTCGGCCTGCGCGAGGACAAAGCTGCAAGCGAAGTAGCGCGAGAGGCTTCATCCACAGAAGCGCCCCCAAAGGCGTCGGCCGCCGAAGGCGGCCCAGCCGCTGAGAGCGGTCAGGTGGAGGGCTCGGCAAAGGGCTTCGCAGACAGTGACGCAATGGATGGGCGCGACCCGCTCGGTCGAGAACCATCCCCTTTGCCGAGCCCTCCACCTGACCGCGGGCGACGCGCGGTCCTCGGCGTCCCCATCTCAAACCCCGACAAGCTCCTCTTCCCCGCCTCCGACTTCCCCAAGTTCGCCCTAGCCGAGTACTACGCCGCCGTCGCGCCGCTCATGCTTCCGCTCGTCGCGAACCGTCCGCTCACGCTCGTCCGATGCCCCCACGGCGGAGGAGCGGGGTGCTTCTACCAGCGCCACCCGGACGCCGGCCTGCCGCACGCGATCCACGTGCTCCCCCACGCGCTCGGCAGCACGCGCGAGATGCTGGAGTGGCTGACCGTGGACACGGCCGAAGGGCTCATCGCACTCGCGCAGATGGGCGCAGTCGAGGTGCACGCGTGGCTCTCGCGCGCGGATGCGCCCGCACGCCCGGACCTGCTGGTCTTCGATCTGGATCCCGGCCCCGATCTCACTCGGCCACAGATCCGCGCGGTGGCGCTGCTTGTGCGCGATGAGTGCGCCTCTCTCGGCTTCACGCCATACCTCAAGTCAACCGGCGGCAAGGGTCTGCACGTGGTCATGCCGATCGAGCCGGTCTGGGACTTCACGCGAGTCCGCGTGCTGACCAAAGCGCTCGCGGAACGCTTGGCGGCGCTTCACCCGAACACGATCACGAGCCGCATGGCGAAGGACCTGCGCGGTGGCCGCGTCTTTCTCGACTACCTGCGCAACGCCGAGGGTGCCAGCGCCGTCGCGCCGTACTCGACGCGCAATCGCCCGGGCCCGACCTGCTCCGTGCCGCTGGCGTGGGACGAACTCACCGACGAACTCGACACCGGCCTCTTCACGCCCGCCCGCGTCCTTGCGCGCGTGGCAGCTGGGACCGATCCCTGGCGCACCATCGCCGAGAACCCCGCGAGCGAGCGTGTGCTTCGCGCCGCCGAGAAGGCGCTCGGCCTCGGCTAG